The window TACGCAAAGCTGGACCATTACCTAAATGGCGATCAGTTCTTCAAAGTACCAAAGGATACCGTTTTTGACACAGAGGTTAGAGCACCACCAGGCAAATCTATATGTGTCCCTGTTAGGGTTGAGCCAAAAGTTTACTTCGCAACCGAGCGAACGTTCCTATCCTGGATCAATATTGTTCTACTGTTGGCTGGgatttcaacaacaatgCTTACATATGGCACTCGCATTACGATGCTTGCATCTATTGGCTTTTTTATAACTGCCCTTGCCACACTTATCAGCAGCACGATCGTTTACTGCCGACATGTGGTGAACATCAGGTTGAAAAGGGCTGTAGATTACGAGGATACATACAATCCTCCAATGGTATTCGGGCTGCTCTTTGTATCGATTGCCTTTTCGTTTTTCTGTAACTTAATTTAGTATGTTTTATTCTATGCatatatttcaataaaaaaccTGGTTAGTGATGGCGTTTTGTATTTTAAGGTATTTACAAGATACAtcaatataaatataaCATCGATGCTCTGAATGGGTATATATGCCCTTAGAATCACCATAAACAGGTCTTTGATCTGAGTTTCATGCTTTTCTACTTTACTTTACAGTTAAACCTATTTTTGAGAAAAATCGGTGATGCCGTTTTTCTACTAACGCGCTCTAATGTCTTAAAAACTCTTCTAAACATGAACAACATACATTATATCTGTTGCACAGATTAGTAATATCTGGAGCTAAAGTACAGGTATAAGAGCATAGGGCCGGGGCAATGTCCGAGGGATCACTTAAGCTTTCCCATTTTGATGACTTGGAATCAcacaaagaaaatattgttCCATTGAGAGATGGTCGATCTGCAAAACGACTAAGTGAGTCCTTACAACAATCTATAAAAGATCTTGCAGAAATAAGACTGTCATATGAGAAGCGACTTATGGAGGAACTTGAGGAAATAGATGACCCATTGGAGTTATATCTTGATTATATATCATGGATTAACGATGCATACCCTCAGGGTGCCACAAATAAACAAAGTGGGATGGTGGATATAATGGAACGTTGTTTGAATTACTTTAAGGACGTtgatatatacaaaaatgATCCTAggtatttgaaaatatggATCTGGTATATTGAATTATTTGTGCATGGGttgcaagaaaaaaaggacATATTTGTGCATCTATTGAGGAGGAAGATTGGAGAGAAGTTGGCATTGTATTATGAGGAGTTTGCTAACTTGCTTTGCCAACGTAGGGAGTTTGGCAATGCCCTCCATATTTTGAAACGTGGTATTGAACATAATTCTAGACCTTTACAAAGACTTCGAAAGACTTTAACAGAGGTGGAACAAAAATTACATGAGGATGGTTATGGGGTTGATGATTTGCGTTCTACCGAAGACCTTTCGGAATTGAATTCTGATCTTATTTTGGGTAGAGGAAGATCAGAAATATATCAAGGGCATCCTATAGTTAGACGGCCGGCTTCTTCTAATAGTGGCAAGATGCAAatctttaaagatgaattaCAACAGGATTCGGAAGGCATCGGTTGGAAGCAATCGGGATGGGAGCATATAGATATAAAGGAGGAGAGGGggaaagaaaacaaactgCAGTCAGTTCCAATCACATCAGGTGTAAAGACTGAAAAATTAGCGCAGCTACCTGTAATTAAGCGTGACATTGAAAAACTTCCCATATTTCAGGATTCCTTGGGAAGAAGTGACCCAGTGTACAAAATCTTGGAACAAGCTGGAAGAAAACCCGAGAAGATAGACTGTAACTTTAACCTTCTATACCCGGCTGATGGTGAGGAGTTTTGCATTGAGGAGATTTTGGCAATCGCTAGAAATGTTTACTATAAGAAAAATAGTGCTAAGGTGAATCACTCTACTCCCAACCGGAGCACTCCAAACAGGAACAAAAGGAGAAAACCTGTATTGCAAGATAAGGTAGAGACTCCCACACAACATGTTTCATCCCCAAATCAAATAGAAATTAATTCGCCTGAATACAAAAAGGTAACAACCACATCGATTCTTCCTTTGAAGGACGAAAATGTGGAGGACAATACTAATTATTCTGAAGGAAAACCGAGATCACCAACTGTTACTATGTTTTCAAAGGACGCTATGAAAGAAGTGTACTCAATGTTTAACCAAAACTACGCAGATCCTAAGCACTTATCAGATAATGACGATACCACTAGTAAATTTGCCGTTTTTGAGAACTTTACAGAGGAATTTACAAGGAAGAATATGGATGATTTAACAGAAGTTAAACCATCTGACGTTGAGACAACTCCATATAGAgatgaagaacaaaaagatTCGGGAACATCAAAGGAAGTTATAACACCAACTTACAAGAGCAAACTTCAAGATTATATGACACCTATTCAGGAACGTACGGAGTCCACTTTCAGAATGATGACAAGTCAGGAGGATGGAGGAGCATTCCGAAGGCAGAGTGATGTGTTATCAGTTAATACAGCCGAAAGTTCGCCTTTTCTGACACAACCTCAGGATCCAAATATAATTCACCAGGGAATTGTAAATAATCCACTTAGCAATACATTAAGGACAGAATTGCTACAGTCATTGCAGCCGGGTTTATATACTTACGAAAATTACTACGAATATACACAACCTTTAAAAATGAGCGCccttttaaaaaaaattcataaaGTCACGAAGAATGTTAATAAGAATCCAATTGTCGATTTCAAGAAAACGAATGATTTGTATTGTATCCGTAGCAAATTAGGTGAAGGTGGGTATGCCACTGTTTACTTGGCTGAATCAAGCACTGGACAATTAAGGGCTTTGAAAGTTGAAAAACCAGCAAGCGTTTGggaattttatattttgaagcaaGTTGAAAAGAGATTAGAACGTTCcataattttgaaatcaatTATAAACGTTGGTGCATTGCATTGTTTTCAAGATGAAAGTTACTTGGTATTAAATTACGCTAGCCAAGGCACTATATTAGACTTAATCAATCTggagaaaagaagatctGGGTCTCCATTGGATGAATGTTTATGTATGTTTATTACTGTTGAGTTGATGAAAGTTATACAGTGTATTCATGAAGTTGGAATAATTCATGGGGATGTAAAACCAGACAATTGTATGATACGTTTCGAGTATTGCGATTTATTGGGAGATTATAATCCCTATGGCCAGAACGGTTGGTCCAGCAAGGGTATCTTTCTAATCGATTTTGGTAGATCGTTTGATTTAACACTATTCCCAATGGGAACCAAGTTTACTGCAAACTGGGCCACTGATCAGCAGGATTGTCCAGAAATGAGGGAAAGTAAACCATGGAGTTATGAAGCAGATTATTATGGGTTAGCAGGTATCATACATGCAATGCTATTTGGTAAATATATTGAGACCACTAAATTTCGAGATGGTACGTACAAGTTATCTAATAGCTTGAAAAGGTATTGGAAGAAAGATATATGGGCCCCATTATTTGATGTTTTACTGAATAGTGGTAAACATGGAGACCAACTTCCtataatttcaaaacttgAAAACCACAGGTCACAAATCGAAAAGTATCTTGAACGAGAGACGAGCACCAAATTGAGAAATATGATCCTCACACTAGAATCTGAATTATCTAGATTTAAACAATAAGTGAGCCATTCGCAGACACCTTAGGTGTCTGATTGCctaaaataatatatatagggTTCACTGatctttaaaaatgaacttatttttattatacagGATAAGTGTTAATGAgttaatattataaatcaGATGCGAAGCAGATTATGTCTCCTGTTTTTTAACACCGCTCACAATATCGTCAACTCTTAGAAGTAGACAGGCACTTTCAATAGCAGTTTTTATGCTCTGTTGCTTGATGACTTCTGGTTCCCAAATACCATAATCTCCCATATCAACAATTTTGCCAGCCTCACCATCGATACCATATGTAAAGTTACCTTGAGCATGCTTGGCGCGTAATTGTGACAATATTCTTATTGGATTTCCACCAGCGTTCTGAATTAGAGTACGTGGGATGCATTCCATTGCATCTGCAACTGCTTGGTAAGGCCATTGCTGGATACCTTCCAACTGCTTAGCGCGTTCAGCTAACTTAACGGATACGGCCATTTCAGtagcaccaccaccagGAGACAAAGATGGGGAGAGCATCACATTACGAGTAACAGCCATAGCATCCTGTAAGTTACGCTCAATTTCGTTTAATATATCCTTAGATGGGCCTCTTAAAACAATTGTACAAGCTCTTGGTGCTTTGCATTCTTCTAAGAAAGTGAAGTATTCGTCACCTATCAACTCAACTTTGAACAAACCACATTGTACGCCCACATCGGAATCTTTCAAGTCTTCCACGCGGTTTACAATAGTGGCACCAGTAACCCTGGCAattctattattatcagACTTTCTGACCCTTCTCAACACGCTACAACCGCCTTTTAAAAGGAAATGCTGGGCCAAATCTGAAACACCCTTTTCCGTGATGACTACATCAGGGTTGACCGCCAAAACCTGCTCACACATTATTTTAACTTGTTCTTCCTCAATCTGCAAAATTCTGTTCCAATCTGCTTCCTTAGTAATCTCAATGTTGGTTTGAGACTCTCCCTTCTTATATTCTAGAGGGCAATCCAAAAGCACAACACGAGGGTTCGCTACACGACGAGACATCTTAGGATGCACAACATCTTTGTTCAACATCACGCCATGCAATACTTCGGAATCCATAACGTCACCACCTGGAAGTTTTTCGATACGCGCATATCTCTTGATGTCTATCTCATAATTAGGTTCTCCCTCCAAATTCACACCCAAATCAACACGAACAATCTTGACTGCATTCAAAGCAAGCTCACACATCTTTTCAGACCAATGGTTAACATACTTAGTGCCAATTGCAGCATGGATTAGCTTCTTCATAGCCTGGTCGTTGTCCACGTCCACAGGTTTACTAACTTGCTTCACCACTTCCAATGCATCTCCAAGAGCTCTCTTCAACGCCTGGATGATAATCACAGGATggatcttcttttctagTATATATGGCGCACATTGAGCCAAAAGCTCCCCAGCCAAAATAATCACAGTCGTCGTACCATCACCAACCTCCTCATCTTGA is drawn from Eremothecium cymbalariae DBVPG#7215 chromosome 8, complete sequence and contains these coding sequences:
- the MAD3 gene encoding Mad3p (similar to Ashbya gossypii AGR315C) — translated: MSEGSLKLSHFDDLESHKENIVPLRDGRSAKRLSESLQQSIKDLAEIRLSYEKRLMEELEEIDDPLELYLDYISWINDAYPQGATNKQSGMVDIMERCLNYFKDVDIYKNDPRYLKIWIWYIELFVHGLQEKKDIFVHLLRRKIGEKLALYYEEFANLLCQRREFGNALHILKRGIEHNSRPLQRLRKTLTEVEQKLHEDGYGVDDLRSTEDLSELNSDLILGRGRSEIYQGHPIVRRPASSNSGKMQIFKDELQQDSEGIGWKQSGWEHIDIKEERGKENKLQSVPITSGVKTEKLAQLPVIKRDIEKLPIFQDSLGRSDPVYKILEQAGRKPEKIDCNFNLLYPADGEEFCIEEILAIARNVYYKKNSAKVNHSTPNRSTPNRNKRRKPVLQDKVETPTQHVSSPNQIEINSPEYKKVTTTSILPLKDENVEDNTNYSEGKPRSPTVTMFSKDAMKEVYSMFNQNYADPKHLSDNDDTTSKFAVFENFTEEFTRKNMDDLTEVKPSDVETTPYRDEEQKDSGTSKEVITPTYKSKLQDYMTPIQERTESTFRMMTSQEDGGAFRRQSDVLSVNTAESSPFLTQPQDPNIIHQGIVNNPLSNTLRTELLQSLQPGLYTYENYYEYTQPLKMSALLKKIHKVTKNVNKNPIVDFKKTNDLYCIRSKLGEGGYATVYLAESSTGQLRALKVEKPASVWEFYILKQVEKRLERSIILKSIINVGALHCFQDESYLVLNYASQGTILDLINLEKRRSGSPLDECLCMFITVELMKVIQCIHEVGIIHGDVKPDNCMIRFEYCDLLGDYNPYGQNGWSSKGIFLIDFGRSFDLTLFPMGTKFTANWATDQQDCPEMRESKPWSYEADYYGLAGIIHAMLFGKYIETTKFRDGTYKLSNSLKRYWKKDIWAPLFDVLLNSGKHGDQLPIISKLENHRSQIEKYLERETSTKLRNMILTLESELSRFKQ
- the CCT3 gene encoding chaperonin-containing T-complex subunit CCT3 (similar to Ashbya gossypii AGR314W); translated protein: MQAPVVFMNTSQERSSGREAQISNITAAKAVADVIRTCLGPKAMLKMLLDPMGGLVLTNDGHAILREIDVAHPAAKSMLELSRTQDEEVGDGTTTVIILAGELLAQCAPYILEKKIHPVIIIQALKRALGDALEVVKQVSKPVDVDNDQAMKKLIHAAIGTKYVNHWSEKMCELALNAVKIVRVDLGVNLEGEPNYEIDIKRYARIEKLPGGDVMDSEVLHGVMLNKDVVHPKMSRRVANPRVVLLDCPLEYKKGESQTNIEITKEADWNRILQIEEEQVKIMCEQVLAVNPDVVITEKGVSDLAQHFLLKGGCSVLRRVRKSDNNRIARVTGATIVNRVEDLKDSDVGVQCGLFKVELIGDEYFTFLEECKAPRACTIVLRGPSKDILNEIERNLQDAMAVTRNVMLSPSLSPGGGATEMAVSVKLAERAKQLEGIQQWPYQAVADAMECIPRTLIQNAGGNPIRILSQLRAKHAQGNFTYGIDGEAGKIVDMGDYGIWEPEVIKQQSIKTAIESACLLLRVDDIVSGVKKQET